The genomic segment GCGCCCTGCTGATGGCGACCGGTCACGCCTACGACAGCGATGGCGGTCGCGCGCTCGCCGGCGCCATCACCTCGCTGATGACCGGCACGTCGTACCGGCGCTCGGCGGAGCTCGCGGCGGTCGTCGGCCCGTACGACGGCTACGCCCGCAACGCCGAGCCGCACCAGCGCGTCATGAAGCAGCACTCCGACGCGAACGCCAAGGCCGTCTTCGTGGACGACCTGGACTCGCCGGTCTGGGCGGCCGCCACGGAGGCCTGGCAGGACGTCCTGCGCCTCGGAGCGAAGAACGGTTTCCGCAACGCGCAGGCGTCGGTCATCGCGCCCACCGGCACCATCGGTCTCGCGATGTCCTGCGACACCACCGGTCTGGAGCCCGACCTCGCGCTGGTCAAGTTCAAGAAGCTGGTCGGCGGCGGCTCGATGCAGATCGTCAACGGTACGGTTCCGCAGGCGCTGCGCCGCCTCGGGTACCGGCCGGACCAGATCGAGGCGATCGTCGCCCACATCGCCGAGAACGGCAACGTGGTCGACGCTCCGGGTCTGAAGGAGGACCACTACAGCGTCTTCGACTGCGCGATGGGTGAGCGTTCCATCTCCGCGATGGGTCACGTCCGGATGATGGCGGCCATCCAGCCGTGGATCTCCGGCGCTCTCTCCAAGACCGTGAACCTGCCGGAGACGGCCACCGTCGAGGACGTCGAAGAGGTCTACTTCGAGGCGTGGAAGATGGGCGTCAAGGCGCTCGCGATCTACCGCGACAACTGCAAGGTGGGCCAGCCGCTCTCGGCCAAGACCAAGTCCAAGGAGAAGGCCGAGGTCACCGAGAAGGCCGAGGAGACCATCCGGGCCGCGGTCGAGAAGGTCGTCGAGTACCGACCGGTCCGCAAGCGTCTCCCCAAGGGCCGCCCCGGCATCACGACCTCCTTCACGGTCGGTGGCGCCGAGGGCTACATGACCGCCAACTCCTACCCGGACGACGGTCTGGGCGAGGTCTTCCTCAAGATGTCCAAGCAGGGCTCCACCCTGGCGGGCATGATGGACGCCTTCTCGATCGCCGTCTCGGTCGGGCTCCAGTACGGCGTCCCGCTGGAGACGTACGTCTCGAAGTTCACCAACATGCGTTTCGAGCCGGCCGGCATGACGGACGACCCGGACGTGCGGATGGCGCAGTCGATCGTCGACTACATCTTCCGCCGCCTGGCGCTCGACTTCCTGCCGTTCGAGACGCGTTCGGCGCTGGGCATCCACTCGGCGGAGGAGCGTCAGCGTCATCTGGACACCGGCTCGTACGAGCAGTCCATGAGCGACGACGAGATGGACGTCGAGGGCCTGTCCCAGTCGGCACCGCTCCAGGCGGAGCCGCTGAAGGCGGTCGTCGACCCCGAGGTGGCCGAGCAGCCCGCCCCGAAGACCGTGCACACCTCGGCGGAACTCGTCGAGATGCAGCTCGGGATCAGCGCGGACGCACCGCTCTGCTTCTCCTGCGGTACGAAGATGCAGCGGGCGGGTTCCTGCTACATCTGCGAGGGATGCGGTTCCACCAGCGGGTGCAGCTGAACCGCGCCGGCCGGCGACGACCGTCCCCGCCGTCCCTCGTCCTCAGTGGCAGGGTGAGACGGGAGCGGTCCGTCCGCTGACGCCCGAGTGACCGAACGGCCTGTCCCCCCGGAGCACCGCGCTCCGGGGGGACACCGCTTCGCCCGTCCGGCGGCCGCTCCGGAGCGGGACGTCTCACACGTCCGTGGCGCGGTTCCCCATGCGTGCCGCGAACGATTCGGGATCGCCGTCGAAACCGCGCACCGCGCTGTGGAACTCCCAGACACCGGAGGCGTCCCGGACGAACTCCGCGACGACCGCCGCCGAGGCGTCGGCGACCCCGGAGAGGTCGTCCTCCGACAGCTTGGTGTAGCCCTCGCGGATCAGGACGCCGGTGTTCTCTATCTCGCCGAAGGTCTTGCGGCCTTCGCGTTGCTGGATGGCGACCCCGACGACGACCCGGCCGTACGACGTGGCCAACCGGTCCAGTTCCAGCGTCATGACCTCGTCGTACCCGAATCCCTGTCCGGTGCGGCTGTCCCGGTTCAGGGTGATGGTGCCGTCCGGTGAACGGCTGTCGAAGTGCACGAGGTACGCGGGGCTGCCGTAGGGCTCGTCCGCCGGGTACGTCGCCGCGATGATGTCGAGGTCGTTGGGCGGCTCGCCGTGGGGACTGGGGTCCCATTTGACGCTCACCTCGACCTTTTCGAGGTCCTTGTTGGGGGTGCTCATCGGACTTCCTTCCTTGCCGCTGGGCCGACGGAACGGCCGCACCGTCCGATCATGTCCGTAACCGACCGTGGAACCAACCGGCTCGACCCGGGGAAGCGGGACGGGACGGCGTAATCGGGCCAAGTCGACGGAGGCCACGACCGGCGGGGTGGTACGAGGGCCGGTGAGGAGCGCGCGGTGGCGGTCGTCGGCGTACGAACCACGGGCACCGGGACGGAGACGCCCGCGCCGCCTCACCGATGAGCTGCACCGAGCGCGGCGCGCGGCCGGGCGTGGCTGTTCGCGTCCTCGGTCCGTCGAAAGGCGCGCGGGGTGAGGAGGGGACCGTTCGGATCAAGCCATTGTGCGCGTACACATCCCGGAGGGCGCGCCTGGCGGCGGGCGGATGACCGATTCGCGTGTACTCCGTCAGAGCGTGACCCGCGCCACGTCCGGCACCGTACGATGGCTCGGTGCTGGTCAAGTGGATTCGCTGCACCGCGGTGGACCGCCGTGGTTTCGAGCGGGGGCAGCGAAAGTGGGCGGGGCTGCTCGGTGAGCCGGGATTCAGGGGACAGGGCGGGGGGTGGAGCCGGGAACGACCGGACGTGGCGCATGTGTTCGCGTTCTGGGAGAACCGTGTCTTCTACGACTCGTTCATGGCGCGGGGACATGAGCAGTTGGCCGCCGCCCAGTCCGGGACGTACAAGGACGCCCAGGTCAAGCTCTTCGAGTACCGCTTCGATGTGAAGACCGGCTTCGAGCCCGTGTTCACCGATGTGGACGTGGTGCGGGTGGCGCACAGCCGCGTGCACGAGGACCGGGTCGAGCACTTCTCACTGATGCAGCGCCAGGTGTGGAATCCGGCGATGGCGGGATCGCCCGGCATGGTGCGGGGGGCGTTCGGGGAGGCGCCGGGCCATGAGTTCCTGGTGCTGTCGATGTGGCAGTCGAGCGCGGAGCGCGGCAAGTACCGGCCGAACAGCGTCGAACGGCTCTCCCTGCGCGCGGGGATCGAGGAGGACGTCGTCGCTCTGGCCGGGGACGTCGTGCAGCTCGAACCGTCCTGGACCGTCTGATCGGTCCGCCCTGCCCCGGGCGGCGGTCCGGGCGCGGGGGCCGCAAGGCTTCGGGGACGGCTTCGGGGAGAAGGCCGCCCGTGCGCCGCACCCGGCGCCGCGCGCTGTTCCACAGGGACCACGGGACAGCCCGTAGGGTCGATGCATGGCACGACCGCAACGCATAGTCCTCGTCCGGCACGGAGAATCCGAGGGCAATGCCGACGACACGGTGTACGAACGAGAACCCGATCACGCGCTGGGGCTCACCCCGGCGGGGCTGCGACAGGCGAGAGAGACGGGCGAGGGACTGCGCGAGCTGTTCGGCGGCGAACGCGTCAGCGTGTACGTCTCGCCCTACCGGCGCACGCACGAGACGTTCGGGTCACTGGGTCTCGACCTCGGCCGGGTCCGGGTACGGGAGGAGCCCCGGCTGCGCGAGCAGGACTGGGGGAACTGGCAGGACCGCGAGGACGTACGACTGCAGAAGGCGTACCGGGACGCCTACGGCCATTTCTTCTACCGCTTCGCGCAGGGCGAGTCGGGGGCCGACGTGTACGACCGGGTCGGCGCGTTCCTGGAGAGCCTGCACCGCAGCTTCGAGGACCCCGATCATCCTCCGAACGTGCTGCTGGTCACCCACGGGCTGACGATGAGGCTGTTCTGCATGCGCTGGTTCCACTGGTCGGTGGCGGAGTTCGAGTCGCTGTCCAATCCGGGCAACGCCGAGACACGCACCCTGTTGCTCGGGGACGACGGCCGGTACACGCTTGACCGGCCGTTCGAGCGGTGGCGGGTCCCCGAGCCGTACGGCATCACCGGATAGGGTTGCGGAGCGATGACCGCTGATCACACTCCCGGCCGGCGCTTCGAACGCGCCCTGGCCAGCCTGCGCGGGCTCTCCCTCGGAGACGCTCTGGGCTCCCAGTTCTCCCTCCCCGTCAACTATCCCTCACTGAAACGGCGCGAGCTGCCGCCAGGCCCCTGGCGATGGACCGACGACACGGAAATGGCCTGCTCGGTCCTGGCCGTCCTCCTGGCACACGACCGCATCGACCAGGACGCGCTCGCCCACTCCTTCGCCCGCCACCACGACCCGGACCGGGACTACGGCCCCGCCGTGAACCGGCTGCTCGGACTGGTCCGGGAGGGTGGCGACTGGCGCGGTCTCGCATCGGGACTCTTCAAGGGCCAGGGATCGTGGGGGAACGGCTCCGCCATGCGGATCGGGCCGCTCGGCGCCTGGTACGCGGACGACCCGGAGCAGGCCACGCACCAGGCCGAGATCTCCTCGTACACCACACATCAGCACCGCGAGGCGGTCGTGGGAGCGATGGCCGTGGCCGCTGCGGCCTCGCTCGCCGCCGCACCGGACGGGCCGCCCACACCGACGGGCCTGCTCGACAGGGTCATCGCGCTTCTGCCGCGCAGCGCGGTCGAAGCCGGCCTGCGCAGGGCGCGCGACCTCCTCGACTACCGCGATCCGGCCACGGTCGCGGCCGTTCTCGGCAACGGCCGCCGCACGAGCGCGCACGACACCGTGCCGTTCGCGCTCTGGTCGGCGGCCAGGAGCCTCAGTGATTTCGAAGAGGCGTTCTGGGTGACCGCGCAGGCCGGCGGCGACATCGACACGACCTGCGCCATCGTGGGCGGGATCACCGCCTCGGGCGCGGTCGGTGCGCCGCCCGCGCGGTGGCTGGCGCGGACGGAAGAGCTGCCGGACTGGCTCACCGGACCGGCCGTCTGACCGCCTCCGCTCAGCGCGCGCCCGGTGTCTCACGCGGCTGGGGTGAACGACGCGTGGGGCGGAACGGCTCCCGGCGCCGTCCCGGGCGGGACACCCGGACCGGCCACCGGCGGCGCGGCGGCGGCCGGCCGTGACAGCGACCTGGTGCCCCGGGGTGTCGCCCGCGTTCCCATCGGCGTACGCTGACTGGCGCCATGCCGTACGAACCTCCCACGCACACTGTCGAGCGCTCGCTGCGCGCCACCACCGGTGCCAAGACCGTCGCCGGTGTTGACGAAGTCGGGCGTGGCGCGTGGGCCGGACCTGTCACCGTCTGCGCGGCTGTCACCGGTCTCCGCAAACCCCCCGCCGGGCTCACGGACTCCAAGCTGCTCACCCTCAAGCGCCGCACGGAGCTGGCACCGCTTCTGCGGGGCTGGGTCACCGCCTACGGCCTCGGCCACGCCTCGCCTCAGGAGATCGACGAACTCGGGATGACTGCCGCGCTCAGGCTCGCCGCGGTCCGCGCCCTGGACGTGCTCCCCGTACGTCCGGACGCGGTCATCCTCGACGGCAAGCACGACTACCTCGGAGCCCCCTGGAAGGTCCGCACGGTCATCAAGGGGGACCAGTCCTGTGTCGCGGTGGCGGCGGCCTCGGTGATCGCCAAGGTGCACAGGGATCTGATGATGGCCGAACTGGGCGCGGATTCCGGTGAGTACGCGGATTTCGCGTTCGATGCCAACGCCGGCTACCCGTCGCCCGTGCACCGTGCCGCGCTGGAGGAGCGGGGGCCCACACCTCACCACCGCCTCTCCTGGTCCTATCTCGACGCGCTGCCCAGGTGGCAGCACCTGAAGAAGGTCCGTTTCTCCGCCGAGGCGGCCGCACTGGAAAGCGGGGGCCAGCTCGGCTTCGACTTCTGACCGCGCACACGCACCAGACATCCGCCGATGCCATCCGATCGGCGTGCGACAGACAACCATTCACGCCTCTCACCCCCGAGGAGCCTCAGATTCACGAGAGCGCCCAGGGTCCCCGCGTCACTCCGGCCGCCGGCCGTACCGCGCCGACCCCCCGTCCCGTACCCGGTCCGCGAACCGCGGCCACGCCGCGCCCCGGACGCCCCGGGCCCGGTCCCGCGCGGCCCGCGCCCCCGGCGCAGCGCGCGCAGTCCACGTCCACCGCCGCCCCCGTGCCGACCCCTGGCCGACCCCGGACGGCCCAGAAGGAGAATCGTTCCACTCCGGAGATCCAACTGGTCCCGGCCCCGATGAACGGCGCACTCGAAGCGGCCGACGAGGCCGTGGACCTGCTGCTCGACTCCGGGCGGGCACCGGGCGACATCCTGGTGCTGACCACCGGCGAGCGGCACCCGTGGGCGGCTCACGAGCTCACCTTCGGTGAGGCCGCCTACTGGGCCCTGCACGACGCCGCCGACGACGTCTTCTTCGCCGACGCCACGGCGGCGCGGCGTGCGAAGTCCCGTCCCGTGGTGGTGGTCGCGGTCAACGGCGACACCGACGGCAGCGCCGCCCGTGCCCTGCCGCTGGCGCGGGAGCGCGCCGGTGCGCTGCTGATCGTGTGCGGTGAGCCGCAGCGGATCAACGCCGCGCTTGGCGCCGGCGTCTGAGCCGTACGAGTGCGGGACCCGGCTGCCCGTGAGGGGTGGCCGGGTCCTTCACCGGGCGGCGGCGTGCCGAAGCGCCTCGGCGGCGCCACCACCCGAGCGCGACGGACCGGGAGCGGGGCCGAGGGAACTGTCGGCGAGGGAGACGGGCCGCGACACGGAACTGGGCCGGCGTCCGCCGCGTCCGTCGCCCAGCACCTGCCAGCCGCCGCGGGTCAGTGTGATGTACGCGCCGCACCGCAGGCCGTGGAGCGTGCAGGCGTCCCGCAGCCCCCACATCCACGCCCCGTCCTCCTCCGTCCAGCGTTCGTCCCCTTCCCGGCAGTACAGAAGCACGCCGGTACGGACAGGGGTGCGCCGGCGGAGATCGTGCGGTACGACGCGGCGCAGGTGAGCCAGCAACGCGTTGCGGAACTCCCAGCCGTCCACCGCGCCGGCCGGGTGGCGGACGAAGGACGCGCTCGCCGTGAGCCGTTCCTCGTGGTCGAGCACGGCGACGACGGCGGTCGCCGGGGTCGGCCGGTGCCGGGCGTGCAGGCCGTTGACGACTTCGCGCGGGCTGCGCAGCAACGGTATGCCCGCGGCTGCCCATTCGGCCGGTTCGAGCATTCTGGAGAGATGGCCGGCGGAGCCGGCGGACGCCGTGGCGGACGGCACCGGGGTGGCTGCGGACGGAGCGAATCCGAAGGTCACGGTCCTCCCTTCGCATACGCGCCCACGGTGCGGGCAGGGTCGGGTGAGGGCGCGCCGTGGCACAGCTCTTCCGGGCCGCGAAAGACTGTGCGGGGAGCGGGTCCGATTCTTCCTGGCGTACCGGCGGGCGGCAACGAGCAATATGGCGCGGCTGACGGGTATCAGCCGGAATGACACTGATATCCCTGCCCAAGAAGGGCACCACTGACGCCACTCGTCCCGCCTGAACGCCGAGGACCAGCGGAAACACGCCTTCACGTCCCGGCCCGGCGCAGCGGTCGTGTCGCCACGGTGGGTGTCCGGCCGGTGTCGGCACATCGTTCACGAGCGATACGGTTCCGCCCAGTTCACGAGCGGTACGGTTCCGCTCACCGGCGCCGGCGTCCCGGTCCGCTCGGTGCCGACGACGGGCCTCGTGCGGTGGGCGCACCCGCTGAGCGCCGTGGTCCGTGAGCCGGACCGTTCATGAGTCGGTTGTCACGTGGGGTGAATTGGTCGATTGTGCCTGCCATCGGGTTGCATGGGGGCATGGACAACCTGGAGCTCCGCACCGAAGCCGATGCCATCCTCGCCGAGCTCGTCGGCGCCCCGGGCGGCGCGGCGCGGCTGCGGGAGGACCAGTGGCAGGCGGTGGCGGCTCTGGTGGAGGAGCGCCGACGGGCGCTGGTGGTGCAGCGCACCGGCTGGGGCAAGTCGGCGGTGTACTTCGTGGCCACCGCTCTGCTGCGCCGGCGTGGCGCGGGCCCGACGGTGATCATCTCGCCGCTGCTGGCGCTGATGCGCAACCAGGTCGAGTCGGCGGCGCGGGCCGGTATCCGGGCGCGCACCATCAACTCGGCCAACCCGGAGGAGTGGGACACGATCTACGGGGAGGTGGAGCGCGGCGAGACCGACGTTCTCCTGGTAAGTCCCGAACGTCTTAATTCGGTGGATTTCCGC from the Streptomyces sp. AM 4-1-1 genome contains:
- a CDS encoding vitamin B12-dependent ribonucleotide reductase; its protein translation is MTETASGPARGSRTKGSKAGKGLRIERIHTTPGVHPYDEVAWERRDVVMTNWRDGSVNFEQRGVEFPDFWSVNAVNIVTSKYFRGAVGTPQRETGLRQLIDRIVKTYRKAGEEHGYFASPADAEIFEHELAYALLHQIFSFNSPVWFNVGTPQPQQVSACFILAVDDSMESILDWYKEEGMIFKGGSGAGLNLSRIRSSKELLSSGGNASGPVSFMRGADASAGTIKSGGATRRAAKMVILDVDHPDIENFIETKVKEEEKIRALRDAGFDMDLGGDDITSVQYQNANNSVRVNDEFMKAVESGGKFGLRARMTGDVIEEVEAKSLFRKMAEAAWACADPGIQYDDTINAWHTCPESGRINGSNPCSEYMHLDNTSCNLASLNLMKFLKDDGEGNQSFEVERFAKVVELVITAMDVSICFADFPTRKIAENTRAYRQLGIGYANLGALLMATGHAYDSDGGRALAGAITSLMTGTSYRRSAELAAVVGPYDGYARNAEPHQRVMKQHSDANAKAVFVDDLDSPVWAAATEAWQDVLRLGAKNGFRNAQASVIAPTGTIGLAMSCDTTGLEPDLALVKFKKLVGGGSMQIVNGTVPQALRRLGYRPDQIEAIVAHIAENGNVVDAPGLKEDHYSVFDCAMGERSISAMGHVRMMAAIQPWISGALSKTVNLPETATVEDVEEVYFEAWKMGVKALAIYRDNCKVGQPLSAKTKSKEKAEVTEKAEETIRAAVEKVVEYRPVRKRLPKGRPGITTSFTVGGAEGYMTANSYPDDGLGEVFLKMSKQGSTLAGMMDAFSIAVSVGLQYGVPLETYVSKFTNMRFEPAGMTDDPDVRMAQSIVDYIFRRLALDFLPFETRSALGIHSAEERQRHLDTGSYEQSMSDDEMDVEGLSQSAPLQAEPLKAVVDPEVAEQPAPKTVHTSAELVEMQLGISADAPLCFSCGTKMQRAGSCYICEGCGSTSGCS
- a CDS encoding ADP-ribosylglycohydrolase family protein, yielding MTADHTPGRRFERALASLRGLSLGDALGSQFSLPVNYPSLKRRELPPGPWRWTDDTEMACSVLAVLLAHDRIDQDALAHSFARHHDPDRDYGPAVNRLLGLVREGGDWRGLASGLFKGQGSWGNGSAMRIGPLGAWYADDPEQATHQAEISSYTTHQHREAVVGAMAVAAAASLAAAPDGPPTPTGLLDRVIALLPRSAVEAGLRRARDLLDYRDPATVAAVLGNGRRTSAHDTVPFALWSAARSLSDFEEAFWVTAQAGGDIDTTCAIVGGITASGAVGAPPARWLARTEELPDWLTGPAV
- a CDS encoding histidine phosphatase family protein, whose translation is MARPQRIVLVRHGESEGNADDTVYEREPDHALGLTPAGLRQARETGEGLRELFGGERVSVYVSPYRRTHETFGSLGLDLGRVRVREEPRLREQDWGNWQDREDVRLQKAYRDAYGHFFYRFAQGESGADVYDRVGAFLESLHRSFEDPDHPPNVLLVTHGLTMRLFCMRWFHWSVAEFESLSNPGNAETRTLLLGDDGRYTLDRPFERWRVPEPYGITG
- a CDS encoding ribonuclease HII, which produces MPYEPPTHTVERSLRATTGAKTVAGVDEVGRGAWAGPVTVCAAVTGLRKPPAGLTDSKLLTLKRRTELAPLLRGWVTAYGLGHASPQEIDELGMTAALRLAAVRALDVLPVRPDAVILDGKHDYLGAPWKVRTVIKGDQSCVAVAAASVIAKVHRDLMMAELGADSGEYADFAFDANAGYPSPVHRAALEERGPTPHHRLSWSYLDALPRWQHLKKVRFSAEAAALESGGQLGFDF
- a CDS encoding TerD family protein — encoded protein: MSTPNKDLEKVEVSVKWDPSPHGEPPNDLDIIAATYPADEPYGSPAYLVHFDSRSPDGTITLNRDSRTGQGFGYDEVMTLELDRLATSYGRVVVGVAIQQREGRKTFGEIENTGVLIREGYTKLSEDDLSGVADASAAVVAEFVRDASGVWEFHSAVRGFDGDPESFAARMGNRATDV
- a CDS encoding YdbC family protein; translated protein: MLVKWIRCTAVDRRGFERGQRKWAGLLGEPGFRGQGGGWSRERPDVAHVFAFWENRVFYDSFMARGHEQLAAAQSGTYKDAQVKLFEYRFDVKTGFEPVFTDVDVVRVAHSRVHEDRVEHFSLMQRQVWNPAMAGSPGMVRGAFGEAPGHEFLVLSMWQSSAERGKYRPNSVERLSLRAGIEEDVVALAGDVVQLEPSWTV